The Methanoculleus marisnigri JR1 genome window below encodes:
- a CDS encoding ribonuclease III domain-containing protein: MRHSDAGRRDPGVIEERIGYTFKDRALLERALTRLAYTLEAGIPPETHMDALATLGDAVINVAVVEAVVAGGAHDKGAISNRKMNLVNMTRLRGLAEDLDLADYVRWGKGEAAQRVWTSGRVLAECLEALVGAVYLDGGMDAAAGVLRRLGLTAKA; the protein is encoded by the coding sequence ATGCGCCATAGTGACGCCGGCCGCAGGGACCCGGGCGTGATCGAGGAGCGGATCGGTTATACTTTCAAGGATCGCGCACTCCTCGAACGGGCGCTCACCCGCCTCGCCTACACCCTGGAGGCGGGCATTCCCCCCGAGACCCACATGGACGCCCTCGCCACCCTCGGCGATGCGGTCATCAACGTGGCCGTTGTGGAAGCGGTGGTCGCGGGCGGGGCGCACGACAAGGGCGCGATCAGCAACCGCAAAATGAACCTGGTGAACATGACCCGGCTCCGCGGGCTCGCAGAAGACCTCGACCTCGCCGACTACGTCCGCTGGGGGAAAGGCGAGGCCGCCCAGAGGGTCTGGACCTCCGGCCGGGTCCTCGCCGAGTGCCTGGAAGCGCTCGTCGGCGCCGTCTACCTGGACGGCGGGATGGACGCGGCTGCGGGAGTGCTCCGGCGTCTCGGGCTCACGGCGAAGGCGTAA
- a CDS encoding L-lactate MFS transporter — protein MPETPTIFGLPAEKGRWGLVALGLVVNLCLGSIYSWSVFVAPLAAHFTATLGREVTAAEVLLPFSVFLAFFAIAMPLAGKYIERYGPRRVTVVGGLLTGLGWLLASTATSVEALYVVYGMIGGLGVGIAYGAPVAVAARWFPDRRGLAVGLALLGFGFSAFVTANAAGALIAAYGVMATFRIFGAALIAVLVLSALPLRFPPEGWRPAGWTAPAPGVGTVPVCECDRRGMLRTGTFYGLFACYFVGCLAGLMAISIAKPVGTELAGVDAGLATLLVGFFAVFNGLGRPAFGGLADRMSAQKTAMLTFALIAAASVLMWLAPGVPAYIVAFAVLWGCLGGWLAIAPAATASYFGTCDYPRCYGVVFLAYGAGAIVGPQLAGFIRTATGTYLGVFPWVAALAAVGFAVAWLLMRPPAGVPAPGEEREEGVTPSP, from the coding sequence ATGCCGGAAACACCAACGATCTTCGGCCTGCCCGCGGAGAAGGGGAGATGGGGGCTCGTCGCCCTCGGCCTCGTCGTCAACCTCTGCCTCGGGAGCATCTACTCCTGGAGCGTCTTCGTGGCGCCGCTCGCGGCGCACTTCACCGCGACGCTCGGCCGGGAGGTGACGGCGGCAGAGGTCCTCCTCCCGTTCTCGGTCTTCCTCGCCTTCTTCGCGATCGCGATGCCGCTCGCCGGGAAGTACATCGAGCGCTACGGCCCCCGGAGGGTGACGGTCGTCGGCGGGCTCCTCACGGGCCTCGGGTGGCTCCTCGCCTCGACGGCGACGTCGGTCGAGGCCCTCTACGTCGTCTACGGCATGATCGGCGGCCTCGGGGTCGGGATCGCCTACGGGGCGCCGGTCGCCGTGGCCGCCCGGTGGTTCCCGGACCGGCGGGGGCTTGCCGTCGGGCTCGCCCTGCTCGGGTTCGGGTTCTCGGCCTTCGTCACCGCGAACGCGGCAGGTGCCCTGATCGCCGCATACGGGGTGATGGCGACGTTCCGGATCTTCGGCGCCGCGCTGATCGCCGTCCTGGTCCTCTCGGCCCTGCCGCTCCGGTTCCCGCCGGAGGGCTGGCGGCCGGCGGGATGGACGGCGCCCGCGCCCGGGGTCGGCACCGTCCCGGTCTGCGAGTGCGACCGGAGAGGGATGCTCCGGACGGGGACGTTCTACGGGCTCTTCGCCTGCTACTTCGTCGGATGCCTTGCGGGGCTCATGGCGATCTCGATCGCGAAACCGGTCGGAACCGAACTCGCCGGGGTCGACGCGGGGCTCGCAACGCTCCTCGTCGGGTTCTTCGCCGTCTTCAACGGGCTGGGCCGGCCCGCGTTCGGCGGGCTTGCCGACCGGATGTCGGCGCAGAAGACGGCGATGCTGACGTTCGCCCTGATCGCGGCGGCATCCGTCCTGATGTGGCTCGCGCCGGGGGTGCCCGCCTACATCGTCGCGTTCGCCGTCCTCTGGGGATGCCTCGGGGGCTGGCTCGCCATTGCCCCGGCGGCGACGGCCTCCTACTTCGGGACGTGCGACTACCCGCGCTGTTATGGGGTCGTCTTCCTCGCCTACGGCGCAGGCGCCATCGTTGGACCGCAGCTCGCGGGGTTCATCCGGACGGCGACCGGGACCTACCTCGGCGTCTTCCCGTGGGTCGCGGCCCTCGCCGCCGTGGGGTTCGCCGTCGCCTGGCTCCTGATGCGGCCGCCGGCGGGGGTTCCGGCACCGGGGGAGGAGAGAGAAGAAGGGGTTACGCCTTCGCCGTGA
- the acs gene encoding acetate--CoA ligase: MAETFAVKLEEKCYYPDPRCKATAWTPDYTRAYSEFLRDPEGFWDRVARELDWFEPWDRVREWNYPYAKWFINGKLNITTSCLDRHVAGGRKDKPAIVWHGESGEKRILSYEALHREVMRFANGLSSLGVEKGDRVCIYMPLVPEQVVAMLACARIGAVHSVVFGGFGPDALAMRINDAKAKVLVTADVGYRRGKTVPLRELASEALAHAPGVERVVVLRRETPAVELDPDREVDYADLMARAAPDCPAEPMDSEDPLFILYTSGSTGAPKGIVHTCGGYAVGTYYTTRHVFDVKENDVYWCTADTGWITGHSYIVYGPLEVGTTVVLAEGTPDYPDPGAYWRLVQDLGVTIFYTAPTAIRMFMRVGEEWPAKYDLSTLRVLGSVGEPLNPEAFEWYYRAIGGGRCPIVDTWWQTETGMHMVTTMIGEAMKPGFAGKPIPGAVVDVVDRTGKPVPPGTGGFLVIREPWPAMLRTVHGNDERYCAYWNTIPGCYTAGDLAVKDEDGYIMVLGRADDLIVVAGHNIGTAEVESALVSHDAVAEAAVIGKPDPLKGNVIKAFVTLCVGVSPGDGLTDDLARHVRKSLGPVAVPAEIEFMDRLPKTRSGKIMRRVLKARELGMDPGDISTLEE; encoded by the coding sequence ATGGCAGAAACATTCGCCGTGAAACTGGAAGAGAAGTGCTACTACCCCGATCCCCGGTGCAAGGCGACCGCCTGGACGCCGGACTACACGCGGGCCTACAGCGAGTTCCTGCGCGACCCGGAAGGGTTCTGGGACCGGGTCGCCCGCGAGCTCGACTGGTTCGAGCCCTGGGACCGGGTCAGGGAGTGGAACTACCCCTATGCGAAATGGTTCATCAACGGAAAACTGAACATCACCACGAGCTGCCTGGACCGCCACGTCGCCGGGGGCCGTAAGGATAAGCCGGCGATCGTCTGGCACGGGGAGAGCGGAGAGAAGCGGATCCTGTCCTACGAGGCCCTGCACCGCGAGGTGATGCGGTTTGCAAACGGCCTCTCGAGCCTCGGGGTCGAGAAGGGCGACCGCGTCTGCATCTACATGCCGCTCGTCCCCGAGCAGGTCGTCGCGATGCTCGCCTGCGCCCGGATCGGGGCCGTCCACTCGGTGGTCTTCGGTGGGTTCGGGCCGGACGCGCTCGCGATGCGGATCAACGACGCGAAGGCGAAGGTTCTCGTCACCGCAGACGTCGGTTACCGCCGGGGAAAGACCGTCCCGCTCCGCGAACTCGCGAGCGAGGCGCTCGCCCATGCGCCGGGCGTCGAGCGGGTCGTCGTCCTCCGGCGCGAGACGCCGGCCGTCGAACTCGACCCCGACCGGGAGGTCGATTACGCCGACCTGATGGCCCGTGCCGCACCCGACTGCCCGGCGGAGCCGATGGACTCGGAAGACCCGCTCTTCATCCTCTACACGAGCGGTTCGACCGGCGCCCCGAAGGGCATCGTGCACACCTGCGGCGGGTATGCGGTCGGAACCTACTACACCACCCGCCACGTCTTCGACGTCAAGGAGAACGACGTCTACTGGTGCACCGCCGACACCGGCTGGATCACCGGCCACAGTTACATCGTCTACGGCCCGCTCGAGGTCGGCACGACCGTCGTCCTCGCCGAAGGGACGCCGGACTACCCCGACCCCGGCGCCTACTGGCGGCTGGTCCAGGATCTGGGGGTGACGATCTTCTACACCGCCCCGACCGCCATCCGGATGTTCATGCGGGTGGGCGAAGAGTGGCCGGCGAAATACGACCTCTCGACGCTCCGGGTGCTCGGCTCGGTCGGCGAACCGCTCAACCCCGAGGCATTCGAGTGGTACTACCGCGCGATCGGCGGCGGGCGGTGCCCGATCGTGGATACATGGTGGCAGACCGAGACCGGGATGCACATGGTGACCACGATGATCGGCGAGGCGATGAAACCGGGGTTTGCCGGAAAGCCCATCCCGGGCGCCGTCGTGGACGTCGTCGACAGGACGGGGAAACCCGTTCCGCCCGGCACCGGCGGGTTCCTGGTGATCCGGGAGCCCTGGCCGGCCATGCTCCGGACGGTTCACGGTAACGACGAGCGCTACTGCGCCTACTGGAACACCATCCCGGGGTGCTACACCGCAGGCGACCTCGCGGTGAAGGACGAGGATGGCTACATCATGGTCCTCGGCCGGGCCGACGACCTGATCGTCGTCGCCGGGCACAACATCGGGACGGCCGAGGTCGAGAGCGCCCTCGTCTCCCACGACGCGGTGGCGGAGGCGGCGGTCATCGGGAAACCCGATCCCCTGAAAGGGAACGTCATCAAGGCGTTCGTCACCCTCTGCGTGGGGGTGAGCCCCGGCGACGGCCTCACCGACGACCTCGCCCGGCACGTCAGAAAGAGCCTCGGCCCGGTCGCGGTTCCGGCCGAGATCGAGTTCATGGACCGGCTCCCCAAGACCCGGAGCGGCAAGATCATGCGCCGGGTCTTGAAAGCCCGCGAGCTCGGCATGGACCCGGGCGACATCTCAACGCTCGAGGAGTAG
- a CDS encoding cobaltochelatase subunit CobN, protein MRVKRKNQLYSLCALITIALLLIAPVAGEDAADPEESGSTLNVTGGLDTPDPVETTPAPQATGTEVEEEPPFSGKEEPQFEPSDAGNATQTPAPTTTAGDTFPIEDTITRSGEENATGEMRGGGAENRFAIVTNDSQRRTAIAGVTGSTPSNVSLFSEEALLHDFSEDLFIFAASIGNDTVAHINSTLNPNATVITCHLPEGVAFGIPADEVLRQYWLYGGEANLEQLLLALDNRFYGANHDLADPIPPPGRPGIAYVFSRTSEVASMTSVSGNSTIRSMMDISVYLGRSNEDLSFNLDGNDVILLSNLDAPVIEAIRDTVEDARDNGSVVIACGPLVESYNLHTVDPSDPAVAEIVAYLEYPSDTNFENLARHIGVTYCGITADVAPPQERPVYGIYHPDAPNIFASSAEYLDWYGASGRYDATCPTVGIITGEYKYMDRDGPMIDALVRSFEEEGVNVIVATYHYKDPVRIGYFLDNNGAVLIDTAVLISKGSRLDYADPERGIANLQYLNVPVLNAVRLFYDVNETTWRESPHGVGPEQAYQLVMAELDGVIEPIVVAGKEPDPVTAELYYKPFEDQVAWLTERTLGWVNLHRTANAEKKIVIPYYSAEGGRATVGADIDYYLNAQASLASLLGAMRDRGYGLGTGQLPDADELADLMATQGYNIGTWAQEELDSRVGAGNVILIPESQYLAWFNELPATKRQEMIDIWGEPPGEIMVYEDGGVRSLVIPTIQFGNVLLVPDPMWGWNQDTDVMYHDGSIPPTHQCLAFYYYMDRVYGADAIFSIFSGIEMMPGKESGLAADDWGALLMGDMPHVHVLPMDAEGIFDRRRANMAIVDFLTPTIVPSGLYGPLADLDETITNYRTVVDEAVKAEYRSEIVATVEELDLDTDLGADLTTLEGNVAAFDAFVDDLDEYLQELKTTFMPYGSHTLGEVPAGEQLVTMIDGMLGAPFADHVSAAGGSEENRLELLAEVILNGASPADAQVTFLGATHADVTADLNRALDYRNRIEGCNIEIPRILDALEAKYIPPGPNGDPIRNPDALPTGRNLCTFDDRIIPTRAAWTVGQALGDELLAAHIASHGTYPDKVAFLLWSIETSRHQGTMEAEILYLLGVRPVWNNNGRVDDVELIPSAELGRPRIDVLVVTSGSYRDMYAGKLLLIDKAVRLAAAADDGATPNYVREHTATIYQDLINRGYDAETARELAASRIFCPPPDSYTPGIEHAIGATDTWSSTEELADLYINRMGYVYGSTIWGEQYADVFRANLGDVDSAVFSRTSNVYGTLEHPMVAAYFGGLNLAVKSVSGISPDMYINNQRDAQNQKLETLQHFVSRDLRSRYLNPEWIKGMMEQGFDGARYMEAFVENMWIWDVTMPDLITEEMWDSVYKTYAEDQYDLGLKEFLDARNPYAYQSIAARMLDAARKGYWNPDAEVLQHLAQEFQQSVEFHGVTCCHHTCGNLQLEAYIQSQIPASQAPDSSSSGKRPSSRSSSSALPTFTPIPSGTGDQVTNTTDASGIGKTVDKMAGDVAKAAQEVSGHVMREVQDAVDNPTTSTPLIPVVLVILVVGAIAAGFWLKRR, encoded by the coding sequence ATGAGAGTTAAACGAAAAAACCAGCTATACAGTCTGTGTGCACTGATCACGATCGCTCTCCTCCTGATCGCACCCGTGGCGGGTGAAGACGCCGCGGACCCGGAGGAGAGCGGGTCGACCCTGAACGTAACGGGCGGGCTCGACACCCCGGACCCGGTTGAGACCACACCTGCGCCGCAGGCAACAGGGACGGAAGTGGAGGAAGAACCACCGTTCTCCGGGAAAGAAGAACCGCAGTTCGAACCCTCCGACGCCGGGAATGCCACGCAGACCCCGGCCCCGACAACAACCGCCGGCGACACATTCCCAATAGAAGACACCATAACCCGTTCCGGTGAAGAGAATGCGACCGGGGAGATGCGAGGGGGTGGCGCAGAGAACAGGTTCGCGATCGTCACGAACGACAGCCAGAGACGGACTGCGATCGCCGGCGTAACCGGGAGCACCCCGTCAAACGTCTCCCTCTTCTCCGAAGAAGCACTGCTGCACGACTTCTCCGAAGATCTTTTCATCTTCGCCGCTTCCATCGGCAACGATACCGTTGCGCACATCAACAGTACGCTGAACCCGAACGCCACGGTGATCACCTGCCACCTCCCCGAAGGCGTGGCCTTCGGTATCCCTGCAGATGAAGTTCTGCGGCAATACTGGCTCTACGGCGGCGAAGCAAACCTCGAACAACTCCTCCTGGCCCTGGACAACCGGTTCTACGGGGCCAACCACGACCTTGCAGATCCCATCCCGCCGCCCGGCAGACCAGGAATCGCGTACGTCTTCTCCCGCACATCCGAGGTCGCGAGCATGACATCGGTCTCCGGTAACTCTACAATCCGGTCGATGATGGACATCTCCGTGTACCTTGGCAGATCGAACGAAGATCTCTCCTTCAATCTCGACGGAAACGACGTCATTCTGCTCTCAAACCTGGACGCACCGGTCATCGAGGCCATCAGAGATACTGTAGAGGACGCACGGGATAACGGGAGCGTCGTCATCGCCTGCGGGCCGCTCGTGGAAAGTTACAACCTGCACACCGTCGACCCATCCGATCCGGCCGTTGCCGAGATCGTCGCCTACCTCGAATATCCATCCGATACCAACTTCGAGAACCTGGCACGCCATATCGGGGTCACGTACTGCGGCATTACGGCAGACGTGGCGCCTCCCCAGGAGCGGCCCGTTTACGGCATCTATCACCCCGACGCCCCCAATATCTTCGCATCGTCGGCAGAGTATCTGGACTGGTACGGCGCTTCCGGCAGATACGACGCGACGTGCCCGACCGTCGGCATCATCACCGGCGAGTACAAGTATATGGACCGGGACGGCCCCATGATCGATGCTCTGGTTCGTTCGTTTGAAGAAGAGGGCGTCAACGTTATCGTGGCCACCTACCATTACAAGGACCCGGTACGAATCGGCTACTTCCTGGACAACAACGGAGCGGTGCTCATCGATACCGCCGTGCTCATCTCGAAGGGTTCCCGGCTCGACTACGCCGACCCCGAGAGGGGAATCGCGAACCTGCAGTATCTCAACGTCCCGGTGCTTAACGCCGTCAGGCTCTTTTACGACGTCAACGAAACGACCTGGAGAGAGAGCCCCCACGGCGTCGGGCCGGAGCAGGCATACCAGCTGGTCATGGCGGAACTCGACGGCGTCATCGAACCCATCGTCGTCGCGGGCAAGGAGCCCGATCCCGTCACGGCCGAACTCTACTACAAGCCATTCGAGGATCAGGTTGCGTGGCTGACGGAGCGCACCCTCGGGTGGGTGAACCTGCACCGAACCGCCAATGCGGAGAAGAAGATCGTCATCCCGTACTACAGCGCCGAAGGAGGGAGGGCGACCGTGGGCGCCGACATCGACTATTACCTCAACGCGCAGGCAAGCCTCGCCAGCCTGCTCGGGGCGATGCGGGACCGGGGATACGGCCTCGGCACCGGCCAGCTGCCCGATGCGGACGAACTTGCCGACCTGATGGCGACGCAGGGCTACAATATCGGAACCTGGGCACAGGAAGAACTGGATAGCCGCGTCGGGGCCGGCAACGTGATCCTGATCCCGGAAAGCCAGTACCTCGCATGGTTCAACGAACTGCCCGCTACAAAACGCCAGGAGATGATCGATATCTGGGGCGAACCCCCCGGCGAGATCATGGTATACGAAGACGGAGGAGTGCGTTCCCTGGTCATCCCGACGATCCAGTTCGGCAACGTCCTGCTCGTGCCGGACCCGATGTGGGGCTGGAACCAGGATACCGACGTGATGTATCACGACGGGTCGATTCCCCCGACACACCAGTGTCTGGCCTTCTACTACTACATGGACCGGGTATACGGGGCCGACGCCATCTTCTCCATCTTCAGCGGCATCGAGATGATGCCCGGAAAAGAATCGGGGCTTGCCGCAGACGATTGGGGGGCTCTTTTGATGGGCGATATGCCGCACGTCCACGTGCTCCCGATGGATGCGGAAGGGATCTTCGATCGGCGCCGTGCAAACATGGCGATTGTCGACTTCCTGACCCCGACCATCGTTCCGTCGGGCCTGTACGGCCCGCTCGCCGACCTTGACGAAACCATCACCAATTACCGGACGGTCGTTGACGAGGCCGTAAAGGCCGAGTACCGGTCCGAGATCGTCGCCACTGTCGAGGAACTCGATCTCGATACGGATCTCGGTGCCGACCTGACGACTCTGGAAGGCAATGTTGCCGCATTTGATGCCTTTGTCGACGATCTGGACGAATACCTGCAGGAACTGAAGACCACGTTCATGCCCTACGGTTCGCACACGCTCGGCGAGGTGCCGGCTGGCGAACAACTCGTCACCATGATAGACGGCATGCTGGGCGCTCCGTTCGCCGATCATGTCTCTGCGGCCGGCGGCAGCGAAGAGAACCGCCTGGAACTCCTCGCCGAAGTGATCCTCAACGGCGCGTCCCCGGCAGACGCGCAGGTGACGTTCCTGGGCGCCACGCATGCGGACGTCACCGCCGACCTCAACCGGGCACTGGACTACAGGAACCGGATCGAAGGCTGCAACATCGAGATACCGCGTATCCTGGATGCCCTGGAGGCGAAATACATCCCTCCCGGCCCGAACGGCGACCCGATACGCAATCCGGACGCGCTCCCGACCGGCAGAAACCTCTGTACCTTCGACGACCGGATCATTCCTACCCGGGCCGCGTGGACGGTCGGACAGGCCCTCGGGGATGAACTGCTCGCGGCGCACATTGCATCGCACGGAACGTATCCCGATAAAGTCGCGTTCCTGCTCTGGTCGATCGAGACGTCGCGCCACCAGGGGACGATGGAGGCTGAGATCCTCTACCTCCTCGGTGTCAGGCCCGTATGGAACAACAACGGCCGCGTGGACGATGTGGAACTGATCCCGTCCGCGGAACTCGGTCGCCCCCGTATCGACGTACTCGTTGTCACGTCGGGCTCGTACAGGGACATGTATGCCGGTAAATTACTCCTGATCGATAAAGCAGTGCGACTTGCCGCCGCTGCCGACGACGGCGCCACGCCGAACTATGTCCGCGAACATACCGCGACGATCTATCAGGATCTCATCAATCGAGGGTACGACGCGGAGACCGCAAGGGAACTTGCAGCCTCCCGCATCTTCTGCCCGCCGCCGGACTCGTACACCCCCGGCATAGAGCACGCCATCGGGGCCACCGACACCTGGAGCAGCACCGAAGAACTCGCCGACCTCTACATCAACCGGATGGGCTACGTCTACGGGAGTACGATCTGGGGAGAGCAGTACGCCGACGTCTTCCGTGCAAACCTGGGCGATGTGGATTCCGCCGTCTTCTCCAGGACATCCAACGTCTACGGAACACTGGAGCACCCGATGGTTGCGGCCTACTTCGGAGGACTGAACCTGGCGGTAAAGAGCGTATCCGGAATCTCTCCCGACATGTATATCAATAACCAGCGGGACGCGCAGAACCAGAAATTAGAGACGCTCCAGCACTTCGTCAGCCGCGATCTCCGTTCCCGGTACCTGAATCCCGAATGGATAAAGGGAATGATGGAACAGGGCTTCGACGGAGCCCGCTACATGGAGGCATTCGTGGAAAACATGTGGATCTGGGACGTCACCATGCCGGATCTCATCACGGAGGAGATGTGGGACAGCGTCTACAAGACATACGCCGAGGATCAGTACGATCTCGGCCTGAAAGAGTTCCTCGATGCGCGCAATCCCTACGCATATCAGTCGATTGCCGCAAGGATGCTGGATGCCGCCAGAAAGGGATACTGGAACCCCGATGCTGAGGTCCTGCAGCACCTCGCACAGGAGTTCCAGCAGTCGGTCGAGTTCCACGGGGTGACATGCTGCCACCACACCTGCGGCAACCTCCAGCTGGAGGCCTACATCCAGAGCCAGATCCCCGCATCCCAGGCACCCGATTCCAGCAGCAGCGGCAAGCGTCCATCCTCCCGCTCCTCCTCTTCGGCGCTCCCCACGTTCACACCGATTCCTTCCGGCACGGGAGATCAGGTCACCAACACGACGGATGCATCGGGGATCGGGAAGACCGTCGATAAAATGGCCGGCGATGTGGCAAAGGCCGCGCAGGAGGTGAGCGGCCACGTGATGCGGGAGGTACAGGATGCGGTGGACAATCCGACCACCAGCACGCCCCTCATTCCCGTGGTGCTGGTTATCCTGGTCGTCGGCGCAATAGCCGCCGGGTTCTGGCTTAAGCGACGGTGA
- a CDS encoding DUF2149 domain-containing protein, which translates to MRRRRIILDDEDEDPLSGVANLFDVAMVFAVALLVALVVAYNVPELLDDEADLTVVKNPGQPNMQIIIKEGKTLKVLNMTEELAGGQGSRMGTAYRLESGEIIYVPDDGDENN; encoded by the coding sequence ATGAGAAGGCGCCGCATCATCCTCGATGACGAGGACGAAGACCCCCTCTCCGGCGTCGCCAACCTCTTTGACGTCGCTATGGTCTTCGCCGTCGCCCTCCTGGTCGCGCTCGTCGTCGCCTACAACGTTCCCGAGCTCCTCGACGATGAAGCGGACCTCACGGTGGTGAAAAACCCGGGACAGCCGAACATGCAGATCATCATCAAGGAAGGCAAGACCCTCAAGGTGCTGAACATGACCGAGGAGCTTGCCGGCGGCCAGGGCAGCCGCATGGGCACGGCGTACCGCCTGGAGAGCGGCGAGATCATCTACGTTCCCGACGATGGGGACGAGAATAACTAA
- a CDS encoding MotA/TolQ/ExbB proton channel family protein — MMDLPTLIMETMFTLSGALLYPAIILLLVFVVWTLTALGQFISEYSGRTRNLEQLRDGCRETRALVQARSYGEAAETLATSGSNPLLRSFTGDLAKLLDDDRFSIESEKLLQDYEIRIAAELERLKILTRTAPMLGLMGTLIPLGPALMGLSAGNVETLASNLVIAFSTTVLGLFAGGIAYTIMLTKRRWYLQDLSDMEYVVRMVA, encoded by the coding sequence ATGATGGACCTGCCGACACTGATCATGGAGACCATGTTCACCCTGTCCGGGGCATTGCTCTATCCCGCAATCATCCTGCTCCTTGTCTTCGTTGTCTGGACACTGACGGCTCTCGGCCAGTTCATCTCCGAGTACTCGGGACGAACCCGGAACCTCGAGCAGCTCAGGGACGGCTGCCGGGAGACACGGGCGCTCGTCCAGGCCCGGTCGTACGGCGAGGCCGCAGAGACGCTGGCGACGTCGGGGTCAAACCCGCTCCTCAGATCGTTCACCGGCGACCTTGCGAAACTTCTCGACGACGACCGGTTTTCAATCGAGTCGGAAAAACTCCTCCAGGACTACGAGATACGCATTGCAGCTGAACTGGAGCGGCTCAAGATCCTGACGCGGACAGCCCCCATGCTCGGGCTCATGGGAACGCTGATACCCCTCGGCCCCGCGCTGATGGGTCTTTCGGCAGGGAACGTCGAGACGCTGGCGTCCAATCTGGTCATCGCGTTCAGCACGACGGTGCTCGGGCTGTTTGCCGGAGGTATCGCCTACACCATCATGCTGACGAAGCGCCGGTGGTATCTGCAGGACTTGAGCGACATGGAGTACGTGGTGAGGATGGTGGCATGA
- a CDS encoding DUF2162 domain-containing protein — protein sequence MSNVVNFLTAGVFGGTTLLALKSGVGCGLSGLRRRETLFLAFVYALTALIIGAIAGSIPVNATEQVVGLGVVMHLIIGLALVYFGIRTKKAWLSDRKDISRRTFLLMSLPCPACLAATFLSCLVFTSTTGVSGVAAGGVIGGVFFAGIAGGGAATSWITRKAGMDNPSTLGNVMLFLGLFYLLCLLLVPAYLQAQDAPAFGIATDPSGMLLALVLMTALIVFGALADRIRHTAERGGR from the coding sequence ATGAGTAACGTTGTCAACTTCCTCACCGCCGGCGTCTTCGGCGGCACCACCCTTCTGGCGTTGAAGAGCGGGGTTGGGTGCGGCCTTTCGGGGCTGCGAAGACGCGAGACGCTCTTCCTCGCGTTCGTGTACGCGCTCACGGCGCTCATCATAGGAGCAATCGCGGGCAGCATCCCGGTGAACGCAACAGAGCAGGTCGTCGGGCTCGGCGTTGTCATGCATCTCATCATCGGGCTTGCCCTCGTCTATTTCGGCATCAGAACGAAGAAGGCGTGGCTGTCAGACCGAAAAGACATATCGCGTCGGACGTTTCTCCTGATGTCGCTTCCCTGCCCGGCATGCCTTGCAGCAACATTTCTTTCGTGCCTCGTCTTCACCAGCACCACCGGAGTGAGCGGCGTTGCGGCGGGCGGTGTCATCGGGGGCGTATTCTTTGCAGGAATTGCAGGAGGGGGAGCCGCCACGAGCTGGATTACGAGAAAAGCCGGCATGGACAATCCCTCCACCCTGGGTAACGTCATGCTGTTCCTCGGCCTCTTCTACCTGCTCTGCCTCCTCCTCGTCCCGGCCTACCTGCAGGCACAGGACGCACCGGCATTCGGCATCGCAACGGATCCGAGCGGCATGCTCCTTGCGCTCGTCCTGATGACGGCCCTGATCGTGTTCGGGGCGCTTGCCGACAGAATCCGGCACACCGCGGAGCGTGGCGGGCGATGA